The proteins below are encoded in one region of Rhodospirillaceae bacterium:
- a CDS encoding transcription elongation factor GreA: MDKLPMTAPGLNRLQEELKHLKTSERPAVIQAIAEAREHGDLSENAEYHAARDKQSFVEGRIAELEAVTSRAEVIDVAKLSGKTIKFGATVKLADEDTAEKATYQIVGADESDIDAGRLSISAPLARALIGKEKGSFVEVTTPAGSKSYEILSVKYR; this comes from the coding sequence ATGGACAAGCTTCCCATGACGGCCCCTGGGCTCAACCGCCTTCAGGAAGAGCTGAAACATCTGAAGACCAGCGAACGCCCGGCCGTGATCCAGGCGATTGCAGAGGCGCGCGAGCATGGCGACCTTTCCGAGAACGCGGAATACCACGCAGCACGCGACAAGCAGTCCTTTGTGGAAGGCCGCATTGCCGAGCTTGAAGCGGTGACCAGCCGCGCCGAGGTGATCGACGTTGCCAAGCTGTCCGGCAAGACGATCAAGTTTGGTGCCACGGTGAAGCTTGCCGACGAAGACACGGCGGAAAAGGCCACCTATCAGATCGTCGGCGCCGATGAATCGGACATTGATGCCGGGCGGCTTTCCATTTCYGCCCCYCTGGCACGCGCRCTGATCGGCAAGGAAAAGGGCAGCTTCGTCGAAGTGACGACGCCCGCCGGGTCAAAATCCTATGAGATTCTTTCGGTCAAATATCGTTAA